A stretch of the Bacteroidales bacterium genome encodes the following:
- a CDS encoding translation initiation factor, with protein sequence MSTPNDWKELLGKAYSISTEDIEREVKQEKEVANKAKMKLRVAIDKKNRSGKTVTIVTGFDGDEQCANALAKVIKTKLGTGGSVKDCEIVLQGDLRDKVLPILINEGYSSSKKV encoded by the coding sequence ATGAGTACTCCTAACGATTGGAAAGAGTTGCTTGGTAAAGCATACTCAATTTCAACTGAAGATATTGAACGTGAAGTTAAGCAAGAGAAAGAGGTTGCAAACAAGGCAAAGATGAAGTTGCGTGTGGCAATTGATAAGAAGAACCGCTCCGGAAAAACAGTTACCATTGTGACTGGCTTTGATGGTGATGAGCAGTGTGCAAATGCTCTTGCAAAAGTGATTAAAACAAAACTTGGCACAGGTGGCTCAGTGAAGGATTGCGAAATTGTTTTGCAAGGTGATTTGCGTGATAAGGTTTTGCCTATTCTGATTAATGAGGGGTATTCATCTTCAAAAAAAGTTTAA